The following DNA comes from Vigna radiata var. radiata cultivar VC1973A chromosome 4, Vradiata_ver6, whole genome shotgun sequence.
CCCTCTAGGATTGTCTCCTAAATAGACTGTATGAACTGAGTTCATACAATGAACAGAAGATAAAGGACGGGCTAGGTGTActtgaattttgatttattcATCAAATTTTGTACATAATTTCTGTATGCAGGTGGACTATGAGATGGCATTGGAGTATGCCACGCAGAGTGGGGTGAGCGAGGAACCCAGAGAAACAATATACATACAATCATTGGATGCTCAAAATAAGATGATCGACCTACAGGctcctttttttgtttttagagtCTTTCAGTAGGTTTAGAAAATCGATTTGATAATGAAAAGAACTGAAAGGGAGATGATTTttccaaattaaatttatatcgTGGTACAAGAAATAACAATTATTGTATCTATTCTTTTCATTTGTAACAATTGCCAATAAGATTGATAAGATATTGCAGTGAGTTCTGAAATAGTGTTTTCTGGTGCGTGCCATTACAGTGCAAGAATATGAATAACGATTCGACTCAACCCACTAAGAACAAGGTTCTTTGCCAGTGAAAACAAAAGATGATAGCAGTTTATTGTGAGGttgtttcttcctgcacccatCAAATTTCTTACTGCATTCCATCAAATATGTGAATTTTTGGGTTTTACTTTCCAGAGTACACTGGactaatttcaaaaatatcttttcagATGACACTCATCAATAGTATTAGGATTTCCTTTTCCATAAGTATATTACTTTTGAAGTCAGTAGATATACTACATGCCGATTTCTAACTAGACGTATACTATCGATTTATTGACTATATATTCTTACAAAGTTATAATTTGCCAAGTCTTTATTATAAGTAATTGTGGTCGTTACTTAAAAAGTCTTACATTAATAATGATGAATTTCATTGTTATATAtgattagtttaaaaaaaaaaaatcaaaattacattgttaaaatattcaTGTAATCACAAAACATATGTACGTGAGAGagaattttattaacttttatattatcttgtgaattatattaatattttttatactgaAAATGcacaaaacatatattaataatgtttttttaaactgaaaatgcataaaacttagattaataatattttttatcttatgaattatattaataatatttttttatcctgAAAGCGCTTAAAACTTAACATCAAATTATGtacttatctttttttataagactaattaactactttatcaGAAAAAAACTAGttcatttaattcattatattaaatgtgtaaattaaatttatttcatcaaaatatttttgacattaataaacatttttaatcacTTAAAATAGTTCCTCACCAACTAGTAATGTTGAActaagaaaacattttaataaacaattttttaaaaattattaataaaaaaatagatagtaCAAATATTAGCATCAAACAGTGGAAATATACagtataaatatgttttttgtggTGGTTTTTGCCCCTTAGTTCACGGCAAGGAACATAGTCACCACCTCATTACAAAAACCAAACAAGTAGAAGAAATagtgagaagaaagagaaaaagcaagGTGAGATTTGATTAGAAAACGGAATCGGTATAAACATTACACTGCACTCTATATGCATAGTGAAATTTGTGTGGCATTTTGATTGTATTGTAGTGATGGCGACGAAGGTTCCTCAGATCGCTATTCTGGGAGCTGGAATCTTTGTGAAGGCTCAGTACCTCCCTAGACTCTTCGAGATCGCTCATCTCTTCCAACTCAAAGCCATTTGGAGCCGCACTCAGGTAATACCATTTCTCCATTACTATTGCATTGTTTATTTTCGcctttttttttccaatcttATCGGTTACcttcaattcattttttttctgcGCAGGAATCCGCTACGGTGGCCGTAGGCCTAGCCCGTAAGCGTTTTCCCGGAGTAGAGTGTAAGTGGGGAGACAGCGGTCTTGAAGAGATCATCCAAGATGGATCCATAGAAGCAGTTGCTGTCGTTTTGGCTGGACAAAATCAGGTTTCTTATTTCTCTTCTCTATCGTCGTATTTACCTTTTCTCACTCTCAATCACTTGTGTATGCATAACAATTAAGGTAATTATTTCTCATTTAAATCCTAATTAAATcagattataaataataacaatcatGTTGCCGTCTACCTGCTGCATTGATTGCCATACTGTGTATTACCTACTTTCAAAATGTGGATTTGGTTATCCATGAACCAGATTGTTTATCTGTCAACTTTAATTGAAATTGGAAGGACTTTTATACTTGAATTCTACAGAATTTacaatttctttgtattttcttGACAAACAATCAATTGTTCCAGGTCGACATTTCACTGAAGCTGCTAAAGGCTGgtaaacatgttcttcaaggtAATGGTTTTTGTATATGTACGTGTGTACAAGTTTGTTTATGAGGGTCAGACTAATTGCGTCGATGAGGAACTTGCCTGGCTACTTCACGTCATGCTAGTAAATTTACTTTGataacaaatttgtttttacatATATCTTTTGTGCCACTGActaaattttatgtttgttcGGATATATTGTACGCGTTGGATGCCTAATTTGGTGGATATAAAGAGAAACCTGCAGCATCTGGTAATTAGTGTTTTGTTATAGCAATTGTATACTTCTATCTACACTAAATTGTATACTAATTTAGAATTGTTTACCGATGAGGTAGTATTGACTATGAATGAGAAGAATTGTTTCATCTAGTATGTTCAAGTCTTTCAGCAGTTGGGTTAGGGTTTCATAGTAAAGAGTAaggtaaagaaaaattagaaaggaACATGAAAGCAGGAGATAGTATGGCTGCTTACTTGATGTAATAATCAtgtctatttgtaacaatcacGGGTCAAACACCAAGCAATACACAAGTTAGATTACAAGATTTCACCAGGTGTTATAGACCATGATTCCCATCTCACTCTTATATTGAAAATCTAGTAGGACCTAGCGATACCTTTGATAGTGAGTTGGAAAAATACCGTTTCCTTGTCACATTGATAACTTTTATGAGGTGTTCATTGTATAATGGTATATTCTATCTCTTTCTAATGGTCAGTTACCTCATCATGTTGGTCTTATACAATTTGTTGACTGTATTGTCGTCATGTCTTGTAGAAATGACATTCTAAGATGCTTTCTCTTCTAAACTTAGGCCGCATTTGTCTGGGATGAAAATGGAGAGAAGGGAAGTTGAATTTGGTAGTTTGGTGTTGAGAATAAGAGAGAATTGAAGAGGATGggcaaaaaatgaaaaaagagagaggaaaaacTAGGATTTTACTCCTAAAGTTTTGATTTGTTTCGTATGTGGTGAGGGGTATAATGAGCTTTATAgtattcatataatttatatccaatcaaacatattaaattacACAATTTCCAAAAAGCTTTAACTCTATTTCTCACCTATTTTTACTCTATCAAACGactaaacatataattttatttctcacctatttatcttttctcaacttatttctctattttcatTCCCTCTATCTATCTTTCCAAAATCCTCTATATTTCTCTTCAGAATAAAACAGGGCAATAGCATAACTATACATCGATATAATAATGCAGGTACAAGTGAATTGGAAACTGCACTGTCTAGCTACAAATCTATTTCCGCTGACTTTCCTGGTCAATTAATATGGTCTGTGGCTGAAAATTACCGATTTGAGTCTGGCTTAAAAGAGGTATATGTTTGTTTGAGATCTTGACCTATGAATCCAACTGTGGAGTCACAAGTTTTTTGGCAGTGCAAGAAACTTATTGCTGGCATTGGGAAAATGATGAGTGTTCAAGTTATTATTGAAGGATCAATGAACAGTTCAAACCCCTACTTTTCAAGCAATTGGAGGCGCAATTTAACTGTATGTTCTTTGTAATTTAGTTGTGCACTGTTtgaatattcaaatttaaaagaacaTTTGTCATACATATGTTTTTGGATCACTTAAATGAACTACCATTCTGACCTATTAACTAAAAGAACTctactatttataatataataataataatcgaGTAATATATTAAATCTTAATACATGAACTTTATGTTGGTAGTGAATAAAAAGGAGGTATAATTTTATTCCTCTCCTAGATTCTAATCCGTGGAGTTACCTTTACAATACCGGAAATCcaagtttttattctttatatgtCTTAATCTAAGGGTTACTGAAACAATGAAATCCATTTTTAATAAGagtttatctttttcttattcCCTTTTCTGTGGCTAATAGCTAAAATATTGCTAATTTAAAACTCTTCAATAACTTGTCATGTTATTAGCATAACAGTTTATGCCTGTCTTATTGtcttaattattcatttttggTTCCGTATGTGAGGttgttcctttttttctttctggcAGGGAGGTTTCATTATTGATATGGGCGTGCATTACATTGCAGGGTTAAGAATGGTATAATCTTTGACTTACGGTGTGCATTTTGATTGCTTTATTTATTATCTCGTCTTTCTGGTGTTTCCAATGCAATTTATGGTGGCAATAAACTCTTATTATTGGTCTTATCAAACTGATATCCTTTGGCATCTTACCAAAACTTTGTTATTAGTGTTTAATGCTCTGCCTACCAAAATACACTTGGGCAATGAAAAGTTATTAGTTGTATTTTGACCTGCTTATAGT
Coding sequences within:
- the LOC106759166 gene encoding uncharacterized protein YMR315W yields the protein MATKVPQIAILGAGIFVKAQYLPRLFEIAHLFQLKAIWSRTQESATVAVGLARKRFPGVECKWGDSGLEEIIQDGSIEAVAVVLAGQNQVDISLKLLKAGKHVLQEKPAASGTSELETALSSYKSISADFPGQLIWSVAENYRFESGLKECKKLIAGIGKMMSVQVIIEGSMNSSNPYFSSNWRRNLTGGFIIDMGVHYIAGLRMLVGCEVVSVSAMTSHVDMTLPSPDNVSAVFHLENGCSGVFVMVVSSRSPKTLWRVVGLNGTLQVERGFQGEHGYLVSFYGADGPKESTFFPFNGVTEELKAFINDVSENTLKKGSQFVAEPRLSFVEGARDVAVLEAMLESGARQGELVQVKKF